One genomic segment of Planctomycetota bacterium includes these proteins:
- a CDS encoding alpha-L-fucosidase produces MTFRAFTFRTASILTVALTFVAALASPAAAVFAAAKNPADKADPAPAGTVAPGPFKPDWESLKAYEVPEWFRDAKFGIWAHWSAQCVPEQGDWYARGMYEEGSNDYKFHVAHYGPPSKVGFKDICHMWKAEKWEPEKLIDLYKKAGAKYFVALANHHCNFDCWDSKYQPWNSVNIGPKKDIVGLWAKAARKEGLRFGVTVHCARAWDWYDVAHGADKNGPLAGVPYDGKLTKADGKGTWWEGYDPADLYAPHGQARTPEARKAYNEKFYNRVIDLIDSCRPDLLYFDDSVLPLHNQTDAGLRIAAHLYNSSIQWHGKNEAVMNTKGLPPDLRKALVLDIERGRASGIAPFPWQTDTCIGHWHYNVSLFENHRYKTAATVVTTLIDIVSKNGNLLLNVPVKGDGTIDADEVKILEDLARWMKVNGGAIFGTRPWIVFGEGAADVAAGNFGEGKARGYTAEDIRFTTKGDTIYAFVLGWPGKPVVIRSMAGNSPLVTGDVDNVALLGHDGKLQWSRTEEGLVIKMPDEKPCEHAFAFKITGLKTNASADTGNLPYVPKPLPPAPAK; encoded by the coding sequence AAGGCCGACCCCGCGCCGGCGGGGACTGTTGCCCCGGGCCCCTTCAAGCCGGACTGGGAATCGCTCAAGGCCTACGAGGTGCCCGAGTGGTTCCGCGACGCCAAGTTCGGCATCTGGGCCCACTGGAGCGCCCAGTGCGTGCCCGAGCAGGGCGACTGGTACGCCCGCGGCATGTATGAAGAGGGCAGCAACGACTACAAGTTCCACGTCGCGCACTACGGCCCTCCCTCGAAGGTCGGCTTCAAGGACATCTGCCATATGTGGAAGGCCGAAAAGTGGGAGCCGGAGAAACTCATCGACCTCTACAAGAAGGCCGGGGCGAAGTACTTCGTGGCCCTCGCCAACCATCACTGCAACTTCGATTGCTGGGACTCGAAGTACCAGCCCTGGAACTCCGTCAACATCGGACCCAAGAAAGACATCGTCGGCCTCTGGGCCAAGGCCGCACGCAAGGAGGGGCTGCGGTTCGGCGTCACCGTCCACTGTGCCCGCGCGTGGGACTGGTACGACGTGGCCCACGGCGCCGACAAGAACGGGCCCCTGGCCGGCGTCCCGTACGACGGCAAACTCACCAAGGCCGACGGCAAGGGCACCTGGTGGGAGGGTTACGACCCGGCCGACCTCTATGCCCCCCACGGCCAGGCCCGGACCCCCGAGGCCCGAAAGGCCTACAACGAGAAGTTCTACAACCGCGTCATCGACCTCATCGACTCGTGCCGGCCCGACCTGCTGTACTTCGACGACAGCGTCCTGCCGCTGCACAACCAGACCGATGCCGGCCTCCGCATTGCCGCGCACCTGTACAACTCCAGCATCCAGTGGCACGGCAAGAACGAGGCCGTCATGAACACCAAGGGCCTGCCGCCTGACCTCCGCAAGGCCCTGGTGCTGGACATCGAGCGCGGCCGGGCGAGCGGCATCGCGCCGTTCCCCTGGCAGACCGACACCTGCATCGGCCATTGGCACTACAACGTGAGCCTCTTTGAGAACCACCGGTACAAGACCGCCGCCACCGTCGTCACCACGCTCATCGACATCGTCTCGAAGAACGGGAACCTGCTGCTGAACGTGCCCGTCAAGGGCGACGGCACCATCGATGCCGACGAGGTCAAGATCCTGGAGGACTTGGCCCGGTGGATGAAGGTCAACGGGGGGGCCATTTTCGGCACGCGGCCGTGGATCGTCTTCGGCGAGGGCGCGGCGGACGTCGCGGCCGGCAACTTCGGCGAGGGCAAGGCACGCGGATACACCGCCGAGGACATCCGCTTTACCACCAAGGGCGACACGATCTACGCCTTTGTCCTGGGCTGGCCGGGAAAGCCGGTGGTCATCCGTTCCATGGCCGGAAACTCGCCGCTGGTCACGGGGGACGTGGACAACGTCGCCCTGCTCGGCCATGACGGCAAACTCCAGTGGTCGCGCACCGAGGAGGGCCTGGTGATCAAGATGCCGGACGAGAAGCCGTGCGAGCACGCCTTCGCCTTCAAGATCACCGGCCTGAAGACCAATGCCTCGGCCGACACCGGCAACCTGCCGTACGTGCCCAAGCCGCTGCCCCCCGCGCCCGCCAAGTAA